TAAACACCACCCTGGGAAATGTGCAGTCCATAATAGCAGTTTACACTCTGGTTATGGGTTGTTTCGTCCTGTTCGGGGCTAAACTACAGGATGTAATTGGTAGGAAAAGAACATTCCTGACCGGGGCCATTATCTATGGAGTCGGAACCATAATCGCCGCAACCAGTATGAACAGTGGCATGTTACTACTGGGCTGGTCAGTGATTGAAGGATTCGGAGCAGCATTGATGCTGCCAGCCACATCAGCAATAGTCACCTCCACCTACTCTGGAACCAAACGAACCTTTGCCCTGGGATTCACCGCTACCATCTTCACGGTCTCAGTAGCGATTGGTCCATTACTGGGTGGTTTTTTAACCACATTCTACTCATGGAGATGGGGCTTCGGATTAGAAGCCATAATTGTCCTCCTCATTCTCCTGCTCTCTAAGAGCCTGGTTGAATCAGAACACCCACTTAAGTTTTCTGACATAAACCTTAAAGGGGCCATACTCTCTGCAGCGGGAATTTTAATAATTATCATCGGTGTCCTGCAGTTAAACACACCTTCGTCATGGCTTAACTACTCCGGGACCATCATTAATCCTGCAGGGTTTGCAGTGGCCATGGGCATGATCCTCATTGGAATTATTCTCCTGGTTATATTCTACTTCTACCAGAGAAGACTGATCCGGCAGGATAAAAAACCATTCATGAACATCAATATTCTTAAAACACGTCCCTTCACTCTGGGTATTATATCAGTGGCCATTATGTCCCTGATCATGGCGGGAGTGTTCTACATTGTACCACTTTATGTGCAGACCAGATGGGCAACCACTGCCCTTATGACTGGTGTGATACTCCTGGCAGCTCCATTGGGGAGTCTGATATTCTCACTCAGCGCCAACAAACTAACCGGCTACCTGAAACATAACCACCTGGTGTCAGTAGGGTTTGTTGTTTCCATGGTTGCGGTTTTAATGCTGTATCTTTCATTCCTGAATTATGTGAATTTAACCATGTACGACCTTATTCCCGGTCTTTTCATTTTAGGGGCAGGCCTGGGGTTAGCCCTTCCTAATCTTAACAACATTGTTCTCTCCAGTTTAAAGGAAACCCAATATGCAGATGGTTCTGGAATACTCAGTACCTTCAATAATGTGGGTTCATCTGTTGGAACAGTTGTGATTGGACTTATTTTCTTCATAGCCGTGTACTTCAGTGTTGCCAGTTCACTTCCAGTTGAATATCCTCAGTATCAGAACCAGCAGGCTTTAAACCATGACATCTACTCATGGATCGATCAGGTGATACACCCCAATATGGCCAAGATGGAAAATGACTCTAACCTTCTCACTTTAACCTTAAAATCTTCAGCTCAGGGAATGCAATTAGCATTCCTATCCTCAGCAATCTTACTGCTGGTAGGGTTCCTTTTATCTCTGTTTATTAAACCTCCCCCTATGGAATGATTAAATTTTATAGGGGTGATTTAAGAAATTTGCCATTTATGTGGATTTAAACCCTTGGAATTACAAATGGATGAATTAAGGAATTGATTAATTTTTTATTGGTAAATTACCAAGTAACTGCATATCAAGGTATTGACTTGAGGATAGAACCCTCTTATTTGGTGAGGTTAATTCTTTTTGGTGATAAGGAAAACCCTTTTTGGTGGGTATATGACTTTATCAAAAATCGCTTTATCATCAACCCAAAAAAAGTTAAAGATGAAACTGTAACCATTAAACCATAAAAACATGAAAGAAATAATGGATTATTTGGAGTTATTATTATGAAGCGAGATTCAGAGCGGGAAGAACTTCAAAGAAAACTTCAAAAAACTGAAGAAAGGTTGGCTAAAACCCAGTCCGACCTTAATTACCTGGAATCCATTGTAAAACACACTGAAGATGCTATTGTGGCACTGGGTCTGGACGGGACCATATTAACCTGGAATCCTGCTGCAGAGACTATATATGGTTACACACCACGTGAAGCAGTGGGTAACAGTGTTTCCATGGTAATACCACCCTACAACAGTGATGAAATATCTTTAATCCTGGCCTGGATTAAAAGTGGTGAAAGGGTAACTCATTACGATACCCTCCGTCGCAGGAAGGATGGATCCATTATTAACGTCTCTATCAGTGTTTCCCCGATTAAGGATGAAAATGGGGAGGTAATAGGAGCATCCAGCATAGCCAGGGATACCAGTACCAGTAAAAGAATGGAACTGCAACTCCAGGAAAGCGAGGAGAAATTCAGGGAAGTGTTCAACAATGCCAACGATGCTATTTTTCTCCATGAAATTAAAAATGATGGAACACTTGGAAAATTCCTGGAAGTTAACGATGTAGCCTGCCAGCGCCTGGGATACACCAGGGAAGAACTGCTACAGATGACTACCTGCGATATTGACTCCGAAGAAACCACTAAAACACAGGGACCCTGCGTGGAAAGGCTTTTAAAGGAGGGTAATGCTACCTTTGAGGCAGTTAACCTGACCTGTGATGGGAAAGAAATACCAGTGGAGGTCAATGCCCATATCTTCAACCTTCGTGGTGAAAGGATGGTTCTTTCCATTTTAAGGGACATGACCCGTAGGAAAGAGTATGAAACCCAACTACGAAAGTCCTTAAATGAAAAGGAACTCCTGCTTAAGGAGATCCACCACAGGGTGAAAAACAACCTCATGGTCATCAGCAGCCTCCTGAACCTTCAATCAAAATATATTAAGGATAAAGCAGCCCTGGAAGTATTCCGGGAAAGTCAGAGAAGGGCACGGTCCATGGCACTCATCCACACCATGTTATACCAGTCCACTGACCTGAAGTGTATTAACTTCGGGGACTACATCACCAAGCTAACCCTGGAACTTTTCCGAACCTATGTAACCAGTGATAACATCCACCTCAACCTGGATGTGGGAAATGTACCCTTGGATATAAACACTGCAGTACCCCTTGGCCTCATTGTTAATGAACTGGTCTCAAACAGCCTTAAACATGCCTTTCCCGCAGGGGAAGAGGGTGATGTGACTGTCAGATTCCATAAAGATGGGGATAACTACACCTTCCAGGTGGCAGACACTGGTAAGGGATTTCCCGATGATCTGGATTTTAAGAAGACCAACTCCTTGGGAATGCGTCTGGTGAACACACTCACCCACCAGGTTAACGGAGAAATAGAATTAAACACCACACGGGGCACATGCTTCACCATCAAATTCTCTGAAGAAGAATACGGATCCTGATTAAGACTTAAACCATTCACCAAAATAAGGTTCACACATGACATCACGTAAAATATTCATCATTCCTGCTGTTTTATTGCTGGTGGTGGTAGTTGCATTTTTCACCTACACTCCGGCCTCACCCACCACTGCAACTATCCCCTCAGGATATGCTGCAGTGAACAACTCCCAGTTCCAGCTGGAAACTGGCTGGTACCAGAACTTCACCACTGGCTACCAGAAATCAGCCAAACTCAACTACAATGGAACCACCCTGCCAGTTTTAATGGTGATGGTTAACCAGTTCCCGGATGAAGCCAGTTACCAGCAGGCCTACAATGGTGAAACCGAGAAAATCGCCTGGCACGTCACCTCCTCTGGAACAGAAAACAGGGAAGGAATAAGTGTTAAAACCATTCAGGTTACCCGGGATGGTGGTGGAGAAAATGTTAAATCCTACTTCTTTGAGAAAAACGGGAAATATTACCAGGTGGAAATAGATATAACCTCATCTGACACTGCACAGTTTTTCAACAGTGATAAATATCATTTGGAGGCAATGGTGAATACCATAATCAGGACTATTAATTAGTTTTTATCAGTAAAAACTGGGGTTTTTTCTTCAGGGAAAATTATAATAAAACAGAAGTAAAATAATAAAGTATTAGATTAATAAACTGGTGAATTCAGATGACTTTAGATGTTAGCGACACAGCAATGCCTGAAGAACAGGTGAGAAGTGCCGTTATTGGGGCTTTGAAGAATAGGATTATTGAAATAGATATTAAATTAGATGATCTTAACCAAAACCTGGAATATTTTCAACGTAAATATAATTTAGAAAGTGAAAATTTCTACCAACAATTTTGCAGTGGTTCTCTGGGTGATGAGATGGACTTTTTAGAATGGAAATCATCATGGGAGATCTATCAGGAACTTATATTAGAAAAAAAGGCTCTTTTAGAGGCTTTGGGATGATCGGAGCGTATTTTGAATCTTTAAAAAAACAAGCACGAAGTTTCCGATTATTAAAAGAGTTTAAACTTATCCGTGAATTTGTTGATAATAATAAAGGTTTCATTAGATTTAAAATGAATCTCGTTGATGGATCAGAAATTCATGTTTTTGAATATGTTACAATAAAACTCGAAAAACTCGATTACTCTTACCATTTGCAAGATAAAAATAAAGATTTAATAGTAAGATGGGATAATGCCCCTCATCATACAGAATTAGAAAACTATCCTCATCACTTCCATGATGGACAAAATGTAAAAGGAGTTCCAAAAAAGACTTTTCTAAATATTCTTGATGATATAAGTCAAATTTTAGAAAATCAATAATTTATTGTTCTTTTATTTACTAAATCTAAGGTTTGAAATATTTATTGATGGAAAACAATTTTTTAAGATGGAAAGTGAAATAATGAAAACCAAATCATATTCTAATTCAGATGAGAAGGAAATCCAAATTATAATGAAATTATCTGAAAAATCTTTATTTTCATTTTTAAATGGGGAACCCGATATCTATTCCATTGAGGATATTAATATTAAATTTTAACTGGATGGATTCTGACAGTTATTTTTAACTGGATTCTGGTAATTTCACAACATTCTTTTTTTCTCTTTCATAACGTTCTTTTTTTCTCCAACCATCCTGAAACCAGGTAAACCACCAAAGCAATAACCAGGGCCAACATGGTAATGTAGAAATCATCATTGGGAACCAGGTTCAGGGAAAATCCCATCCAGCTGACTGGATAGAACAGGTACATTCCATATCCCACCTGTATCAGTAGGAGGTCCAGGGCATAGTGGGTCAGGATTCCCATGGACAAAAACAGGAAGGCTGTTTTTTTCTCCCTGAAAAAGAGACTGGCAATCCCTGCAATGATGAAAGTGCCTATTGGCAGGTGGAAAACGTAGAGTAAATTCCACAAATTGTAACCAATCACATCTGAGAATACGGCAACTTTAATTGCATCCGGGAGGATGGAACCAATCATAACCAGGGCAGTGTTAGCCGGGTTAAACTCAGAATACCTGAAACGGAGCACGCGGCAGATTGTCCAGGCCACTGCCACGTGAACTATCCAGTCAGGCATATTATCGTCTCCTGAATTCACAACTTTTCCAGTCAAAAGACCAGTACCTGTGGAATATGTACAGCAGGAAAATCAGGGCCACTAATGAACGTAAGAGTACGAAAATATATTTCCAGTACTTATTCACTTCTATCCTTTCCACATTGATGATGGTGTTGTTGGGACCAAGAACACCCACCAACGACACTTTATCATCAGCACTGACTGGAGTATCGCTAATGATCTTCATGTTAACCCAGTGGCCGTAGAAGTTTTCAGTTGTCTGGAATCCTCCATTAAAGGTGGAAGTAACAGTCCCACCAATATTCACCACTTCTCCCTGGGGATAATCTGTGAGTATGGCCTCATAAGATGGGTATTTAAGGTGGTTCGGGTATTCTGAGACGTAGTATGTGCACAGCCCGGCCAGGACAATTATCAGAATGATCCCGGTTAAGATCCTTTTTATGGGTGAATCCAGTTTCACTTGAAATCAATACTCCAGTAAAAATTGATATTAACTGTTTAGTTTTATATTTAAAATTCTTTTATGTAAATAAAGATTTGTTCACATGAATATCGATACATAAAAGAAATGATTGGAAATTAAAACAAGTATCTTTATCTTTTATAATGGATGGTATCGTTTACACCGGATTTAACTTTTCAATGGGTGTTTATCTTTTAGAAGGATTGATATCTTTTAGAAGGATTGATATCATTTATATGGATTAGATTGTAATGGATTAGATTGTAATGGATTAGATTGTAATGGATTAGATTGTAATGGATTAGATTATAATGGATTAGATTATAATGGATTTTATCTGTCTTTTTTTAAAATTAGTCCCTCTAATTATTTTCAGAGGAAGGTTTAACCCTTTCTTTATACTTCTGTTCATGAATGGTTATATGGAAACTAGTTCCACTCCCATTAACCAGTTTAATCTCACCATCTAACTGTTGTACCAGTGTGTTAACCAGTTTCAGTCCCAGGCTGTTGGTGTTGTTGAAGTCCAGGTCACTGGGAAAACCTGTACCATTATCACTTACTTTTAAATGATAAACACCTGCTTCATCTGCTTCTTCAAGGGATATGTTGATCTCACCCTTATCCCGGTCACTGAAAGCGTACTTCAAACTGTTGGAGACCAGTTCATTGATTATAAGTCCCAGGGGAACTGCAGTGTCAATATTAAAGTAAACTTCTCCCACATCTACTGTGAAGTTTATTCCTGATTGGACGGTGTAACTGTGGAACAGGTTCATGGAAAGGCTCCGGATGTACTCGGCAACGTTTATACGGGCCAGGTTATCAGTCTGGTACAGTTTCTCGTGGACCAGGGCCATGCTCTTCACCCTGCCCTGGCTTTCCTGGAGGATGTTATCAGCTTCAGCATCATGAATGTGGCTGCGCTGTAAGTTCAACAAGCTGCTTATGATCTGCATGTTGTTTTTCACCCGGTGATGTATCTCCCGTAGTAACAGTTCCTTCTCATTCAATGATTGTTTAACCTTATTTTCAGCGTTCTTACGCTGAGTTATGTCCAGGAGGCTTACCACGCTATCGGTGGTACCGGGGATTACCGAGGCAGAAAGCATGATCTGTTTTTCTTCACCCCGCTTATTCAGAAGACGGAACTCATATTCAGAGGGTATACTTGTTTCCTGGTCCTCAGGGGACGTATTAGTTCCCGACTCTTCAGATAGATTTTTCCCTGGTTCCCTGCGGAGTTTATGGTACTTTTTCATTTTTTCCCGGTCATCTGGATGCACAAAGTCTATCCAGCTTAAGTTATTCTCAATCTCCTTTACATGGTAACCACTAAGGGCTTCAGAACGCTTGTTGGCCATGGTGATAATGGTGTCCTCACCTACAATGATGGTGGCAGTACCAGTATTCTCAAATATGGTCCGGTAAAATGTTTCAGATTTAGAAAGAGCTTTTTCAGCTTTCTTACGTGGGGTCTGGTCAATAACGGTACAGATCGCCCCATTAAACTTACCATCATTAAACTGGGGTATAATCCATCCGCTCTGGTATGATTTTATTCCAGTGGGACTGGTAACACTGATAGAATCATAATAAACCGGTTTTAGGGTTTCTTTAGCTTTACGATAGTACTGTTTCATCTGGCCGGTAGAGGAATCTGGCAGGTCATCCAGAATATGTAAGCCCTCCATATTCTCTGTTTTAACCCCGGACAACTTCTCCATACCATTGTTCATGAAGTAAAGCCGATCTTCACCATCAGTAACCCATATCCCCTCGTTAATACCTTCCACCAGACTTTCGTAGAATTTTTTCAGATTTTGACGTTTGAGGTTTGCTTCTTGTCTCTGCCGGTCCATCTGGTTAAGGATCTTTGCATTCCAGATAATAACCATGGTTAAAAAGGCCATGGAGATTATAATACCTAAAACATCACTAAAATGTTCACTGTATAAGTTGAACCTCTGTCCTAGGTTAATTAGGATGTCCATGAGGAATACTGCTACCAGGGTTGCTGGGAGAAGGCGCCTGGCCATGAAACCGCCACTGTTCTGGGCAGTGATCCTTCCCATATAGCTGCGGTCTGGGTAGAGGCAAAGGATGCCAATGGATAGAATGATATGTATCACTGACGAGAGAAAAGCCATCTGCACAATCAAATCCATTGTGTAAGAATTGTTGATCCCGTAAAAATAGGAAGTTAATCCCATCAATGCTAAAAAACCTGACAAAAATGCTAAAGTTTGCATGATGTTGGGTTTATACTTGTAACTGGCCATTAGAATGGCTATACCAAGTATTGTAAAATTAAAAGCACTTAATACTCTACTTTGCCCGGTTAAATTAATATTTCCAGGTAAATAACTGATTAGTAACTGTTTCATACCTAAGTTCAGGCCGGTGGCGTATTCCAGTAAGGTTAAAACACTCACAAATACAGTAACCACAGCAAGGATTCTGGAAACATTCAGGGTCCATGATTTGGATTGGTGATTTAGAAGGTATAAACAGACACCGGCAATGATGAACAGGAATGCGCTATTAATTTTGCTTCCAGGAAATCCCAGGAACTCTCCCTGGAGTAGGGGTATGTTTAAAAACCATCCTAGGGTAATAATGATTCCTAAAACAATCACTATCAATGCACAGGCTTGTGAATATATTTTAAAATTAGAAAGACGATTCAAGTATATGGATAGCTGTTTTTCATCATCTTCCAGGGGTACTTGATCTGGTTTTAGGGGTTCAAAATCATCCCTTGACTCTTGTTCCATGGGAAAAATATCCTCCAAACTATCCAGGATTTTTGATTATAAATACTACTCTTCTAGCCTTTTCATCATCGAACAATACTAAGAAAGTATGGGGTCCGGCTACCATGACCAGTCCAAATCAACTGGATATGGGGATCATTTAACACCTAATATATTAAATTATTATTTGTTAGTTGAATAATAAATATTGATAGGTTACTGGTTATTGTTTTGTCTAAATATGCGGTATAGTATGGTACAATCCCTCATTAAAAACGGTTAATAGAATTCATGAATTGGAGATTAAAATCATCTTCTTTAATGATAGCTTAAAATTCATTCATCTACCTTTATTTATCTACCCTTTATTTATCTACCTTTATCATCTACCCTTTATTCAGATGCACCTGTTTATCAGATTCATTGTTAAATCGATTTTTTCAGTAATAAACACTGTTTATGATGATAATGCATTCTTTAATGATAATATTTAGGTTTAATAATAAATACCGGGTTTAATGATAAAAATTTATAAACTTTGATCTCCAATAGTCTATATGGTGTTGATTATGGAAAAAACCTTAGAAAACCTTACCAAGGCGTTTATTGGTGAAAGTCAGGCTAGAAACCGTTACAGTTTCTACGCGAAACAGGCTACAAAGGATGGTTACCCTCAAATTTCTGAGATATTCCTGGAAACTGCTGAGAATGAACGACAACATGCTAAATGGTTATTCAAACTGATCCAGGAAGTTAAGGCTAACGTGGATCTGGAAGATGATGAAATACACGTGGAAGCTGAAGCTCCATTAACAATTGGTGGCACCGTAGAAAACCTGAAAGCCGCCATTGCAGGGGAACACTACGAAAACAGTGAAATGTACCCAGAATTTGCTAAAGTAGCTAAAGAAGAGGGGTTAAACGCTATAGCACGAAGATTAATGGCCATTGGAAAGGCAGAAGTTCACCACGAGGAAAGATACATCCAGCTCCTGGAACAGGTGGAAGCCGGTACTCTGTTTAAAAAGGAAAAAGATGTCTCATGGACCTGTCTCAAGTGTGGTTACTCTGTCACTGGAAAACAGCCACCAGAAAAGTGCCCAGCCTGTGATCATCCCACCAAGTACTTCTTCATTCGCTGTGAAGAATACTAAAACGATTCTTGAACTAATTCCTCACTGGAATTAGTCACCCCATTTTTTTTTGGGAATATTTAAATTCAGGTAATCAATTTAAAAATTCAAGTAATCAATTTAAAAAATTTGTAAAGGTTATTTAAAATTTTTTTTACATTATTTAAAATCCATAAAACAATTAAAATCCATAAAACAAAAATTGAGGGAGTAAATGACTGAAAAAGGACAAATATATCGCTGTGATATTTGTGGAAACATAGTGAATGTTTTCTGCGAGGGTGCAGGCAAACTGGTTTGTTGTG
This window of the Methanobacterium formicicum DSM 3637 genome carries:
- a CDS encoding MFS transporter, yielding MVEKVKTGWMALFVISLSLFIIGLDSTFMNVAMMYLVKDLNTTLGNVQSIIAVYTLVMGCFVLFGAKLQDVIGRKRTFLTGAIIYGVGTIIAATSMNSGMLLLGWSVIEGFGAALMLPATSAIVTSTYSGTKRTFALGFTATIFTVSVAIGPLLGGFLTTFYSWRWGFGLEAIIVLLILLLSKSLVESEHPLKFSDINLKGAILSAAGILIIIIGVLQLNTPSSWLNYSGTIINPAGFAVAMGMILIGIILLVIFYFYQRRLIRQDKKPFMNINILKTRPFTLGIISVAIMSLIMAGVFYIVPLYVQTRWATTALMTGVILLAAPLGSLIFSLSANKLTGYLKHNHLVSVGFVVSMVAVLMLYLSFLNYVNLTMYDLIPGLFILGAGLGLALPNLNNIVLSSLKETQYADGSGILSTFNNVGSSVGTVVIGLIFFIAVYFSVASSLPVEYPQYQNQQALNHDIYSWIDQVIHPNMAKMENDSNLLTLTLKSSAQGMQLAFLSSAILLLVGFLLSLFIKPPPME
- a CDS encoding sensor histidine kinase, producing the protein MKRDSEREELQRKLQKTEERLAKTQSDLNYLESIVKHTEDAIVALGLDGTILTWNPAAETIYGYTPREAVGNSVSMVIPPYNSDEISLILAWIKSGERVTHYDTLRRRKDGSIINVSISVSPIKDENGEVIGASSIARDTSTSKRMELQLQESEEKFREVFNNANDAIFLHEIKNDGTLGKFLEVNDVACQRLGYTREELLQMTTCDIDSEETTKTQGPCVERLLKEGNATFEAVNLTCDGKEIPVEVNAHIFNLRGERMVLSILRDMTRRKEYETQLRKSLNEKELLLKEIHHRVKNNLMVISSLLNLQSKYIKDKAALEVFRESQRRARSMALIHTMLYQSTDLKCINFGDYITKLTLELFRTYVTSDNIHLNLDVGNVPLDINTAVPLGLIVNELVSNSLKHAFPAGEEGDVTVRFHKDGDNYTFQVADTGKGFPDDLDFKKTNSLGMRLVNTLTHQVNGEIELNTTRGTCFTIKFSEEEYGS
- a CDS encoding DUF6516 family protein; protein product: MIGAYFESLKKQARSFRLLKEFKLIREFVDNNKGFIRFKMNLVDGSEIHVFEYVTIKLEKLDYSYHLQDKNKDLIVRWDNAPHHTELENYPHHFHDGQNVKGVPKKTFLNILDDISQILENQ
- a CDS encoding metal-dependent hydrolase; the protein is MTGKVVNSGDDNMPDWIVHVAVAWTICRVLRFRYSEFNPANTALVMIGSILPDAIKVAVFSDVIGYNLWNLLYVFHLPIGTFIIAGIASLFFREKKTAFLFLSMGILTHYALDLLLIQVGYGMYLFYPVSWMGFSLNLVPNDDFYITMLALVIALVVYLVSGWLEKKRTL
- a CDS encoding PAS domain S-box protein; the encoded protein is MEQESRDDFEPLKPDQVPLEDDEKQLSIYLNRLSNFKIYSQACALIVIVLGIIITLGWFLNIPLLQGEFLGFPGSKINSAFLFIIAGVCLYLLNHQSKSWTLNVSRILAVVTVFVSVLTLLEYATGLNLGMKQLLISYLPGNINLTGQSRVLSAFNFTILGIAILMASYKYKPNIMQTLAFLSGFLALMGLTSYFYGINNSYTMDLIVQMAFLSSVIHIILSIGILCLYPDRSYMGRITAQNSGGFMARRLLPATLVAVFLMDILINLGQRFNLYSEHFSDVLGIIISMAFLTMVIIWNAKILNQMDRQRQEANLKRQNLKKFYESLVEGINEGIWVTDGEDRLYFMNNGMEKLSGVKTENMEGLHILDDLPDSSTGQMKQYYRKAKETLKPVYYDSISVTSPTGIKSYQSGWIIPQFNDGKFNGAICTVIDQTPRKKAEKALSKSETFYRTIFENTGTATIIVGEDTIITMANKRSEALSGYHVKEIENNLSWIDFVHPDDREKMKKYHKLRREPGKNLSEESGTNTSPEDQETSIPSEYEFRLLNKRGEEKQIMLSASVIPGTTDSVVSLLDITQRKNAENKVKQSLNEKELLLREIHHRVKNNMQIISSLLNLQRSHIHDAEADNILQESQGRVKSMALVHEKLYQTDNLARINVAEYIRSLSMNLFHSYTVQSGINFTVDVGEVYFNIDTAVPLGLIINELVSNSLKYAFSDRDKGEINISLEEADEAGVYHLKVSDNGTGFPSDLDFNNTNSLGLKLVNTLVQQLDGEIKLVNGSGTSFHITIHEQKYKERVKPSSENN
- the rbr gene encoding rubrerythrin; its protein translation is MEKTLENLTKAFIGESQARNRYSFYAKQATKDGYPQISEIFLETAENERQHAKWLFKLIQEVKANVDLEDDEIHVEAEAPLTIGGTVENLKAAIAGEHYENSEMYPEFAKVAKEEGLNAIARRLMAIGKAEVHHEERYIQLLEQVEAGTLFKKEKDVSWTCLKCGYSVTGKQPPEKCPACDHPTKYFFIRCEEY